From the Catalinimonas alkaloidigena genome, the window CGGATCAGGTACGAAGGGTATAATCTCAGCCCGACGCGGGCACCCCTAAAGTTGGGCCGTAAAGTACAGGTTCCGCCGCAAAATCGAAAACCAGCCGCGTGAAATCCCGCTTCAAGGCGTGCCGTGGGGTCCGGCCGGAGGCTGGGGCGTTTGGATTTTTTCGGCAAATCCCTAACCCTTTCGTCGCTATCCAGTTATAATGGATAATTAGTTTTAAAACCTATTTTTATGGAGTTAAATATTGAAGGAAAAGTAGCCGTGATTACCGGAGGAGATTCGGGAATCGGCCTTGAAACTGCAAAATTTCTGGTGAAAGAAGGAGTCAAGATCGTTCTTTCCGATATCGATAAAGAAGAGCTGGAGAAAGCGGCCGACGAGGTGCGCGCGCTGGCCAAAGACAAAAATGACGTCATCACCATCGTGGCCGATCTGGCCGAAAACGAGCAGGTGGTGAAGATGGCCGAAACCGTCAAACAGAAGTTCGGTGGAGCCAGCATGCTGATCAACTGCGCCGGGGCGCGCGGCGCGGCGGGCGACTTTCTGGAGCTGACCGACGACGACTGGATGAAGACCATCGAGATCGACCTGCTGGCGGCCGTGCGACTGTGCCGGGCGTTTATCCCGCAGATGCTCGAAAACAAATGGGGGCGGGTGATTCTGATCGCTTCGGAAAACGCCCTCCAGCCCTACGAAGAAGAAAGCCCCTACAACGCCTGTAAAGCGGCCATCATCAACCTGTCGAAGTGCCTTTCGCGCGCTTATAGTGCCGAAGATATTCTGATCAACACGGTGTCGCCGGCCTACGTCGAAACGCCGATGACCGACGCCATGATGGAAGAACTGGCCAAAGAGCGGGGTACTTCGGAAGAAGAGGCCGTGAAATGGTTCGTCAAAAACAAGCGACCGTACATCGCCATGCAGCGCCGCGGTAAGCCCAAAGAGGTGGCCTCGGTCATTGCCTTCCTTTGCTCGGAGCATGCCACGTACGTGAACGGCAGCAACGTCCGTGTCGACGGCGGCGCTGTGGAAACGGCATTCGGTTGATCGGAGAGAGGAATTATAAACCAAAAGAGGGCGGTGTGTACAGCACCGCCCTCTTTTGGTTATACGCTATCGGTCGCTTATTCATCGCGTAAGGCTTCTACGGGGTTGGCGGTCGCGACCAGCAGTGAACGTAAGCTGACTACCAGTGACGTAAGCAGGCTGATGCTCAGACCAATGACCAACAAGATGCTTACCTTGATATCGACGCGGTAGGCAAAATCCAGCAGCCACTGCTGTGCCAGCAGGTAGGCGACCGGTGCGGCGAGGAGGGTAGCCACCGCCACTCCCACGATAAATTCCCGGTTCAGCAGCAGCAACACCTGCCCGATCGAGGCACCCAGTACTTTGCGCACGCCGATCTCTTTGGTGCGGGTTTGCGCCAGGTAGGCTACCAGCCCTAGCAGGCCCAGCAGCGCCAGTGCCATGGCGATGCCGCTGATAACGAGCGTCAGTCGAGAGATGTCTCGTTCCTGCGCGTACAGTTGATCCAGGCGCTCCGTCAGAAACTCGTAGCTGAACGGGGCCTCTTTGACCAGTGCTTGGTATTCGCGTTCCAGTAGGGAGAGCACTTGCGAAGTCTGCGTGGCATCGAACCGGACCACCATCTGCTCCACCCACCGGGGCTCCTGGGCTACTTCATAGAACAGGGGCCCCACCTTCTGGCGCAGCGAAAAAAAGTGAATGTCGGGGAGAACACCGGCCACGGTTTTAGGAATGCCCTCGCCCAAGGCCCCGTTTTCCCACGAAGGTTCCAGCACAATCGTTTTGCCGACCGCGCTGTGCGCGTCCCAGCCGAACTGACGGGCGGCGGTCTCGTTGATGTAAAACAGTTGCTCCGGCGCACCAGGATGCAACGCTGCCGACAGGGCGGCACTGTCCATGCCCAATACCTGCCAGTAGGCGACGTCCATATACAGGGTATGCGCATCGTCCATCACCACCTGAAATCCTTCCGGCACGTAATCGATATGATTGAACGTGGCACTGCCGGGCAACAGACCGCTGCCTACCTGGTGGATGTCCGGTTCCTGCACCAGCCGCTGTTTCAGACGTTGGTAGACGTCGACATCCTCTAGCGGAATCTGCACGATCCCTTCCCGCACAAACCCCAGGTTCTTTCGTTGCACGTAACGCAACTGATCGTTGATGATATAAGTGACGCCCAGCAGACTAATGATGAGCGTAAACTGGCTGATGACCAGTACCCGACGCAGCCGGGCGTTGCGTTTGGGGTGTTGTTTGGGTCGGAAAAGGCCGACGATGTGCTGTCCGGCCAGCAGCAGCGCAGGGTAAAGACCCGCCAGTCCGGCAATGAGCACTACCAACGCCAGCGGAGCCAGTACGAAGCGCCAGTCGCGGACGTAGAGGTTGATCAGTTCCAGATTCATCAGACGGTTAAAGGCAGGGAGGAGGGCGTCGATCACTCCGAGGGCGAGCAGCCAGCTTAACAGCGCGAAAAACAACGCTTCACACAAAAATTGCACGCGGAGTTCCCAGGGGCGTGCGCCCAGCACTTTGCGCAGGCCCACTTCTTTGTGGCGGCCGTGGTAAACGGCTACCGACAGGTTGACGTAGCTGATGAGGGTAATGAGCAGAATCACCGCGCCCATCCACGCAAACAGGTAAAAATAGCGCACGTCGCCGGGGGGCTTGAGTTCGTATAGAACATTGGAACGCAGGTGGATGTCGGCCAGGCGTTGTACCTGTTCGCCTTTGACGAGCGGATCGTCGACGCGCGCCGGATTCTGGCGATGCAACGCGGCGGTGATTTCCGTAGCCAGGCGCGCGGGCGTGACCTCGGGTCGGCTGCGCACGTAGGTGTAGGCCCCCCAGGCAGGAATCCGGGCGGGATTTAACGCCATCTCGAACCCAACGTGCGAAACGTCTGGCACATCTGCGATAATGCCCGTGATGCGGTAGTCGATGCTGTCCAGGCGAATGGTGTGCCCTAAGGCCGCCTCTGCATACGTCTCGCCGAAGTGACGCCGGGCGGCCGTTTCTGTCAGGATCGCACTGTTGGGTTGGGCAAACGCAGAGGTCGGGTCGCCTTCCAGAAACGTCCAGGTGAAAAGATCGAGGAAGGCAGGTCCCGTATTCGTAAAGAGAATGTGCTTCTGGGCAAACGTCTTCTCCCGGGTGGTAATAAAGTTTTCCTGATCGCCTGTGACGGCGAACTGAGCGACTTTCTCAATGTCCGGCAGGGCACGCAGGTAGTCGAGTTTTTCCTGCTGTTGGGCTGCGTCGGCGTCTGCATAACCGGGAAATCCCAGCACGGGGTACCACTGGGAACGGTAATGACTGATGATGCGGTAGGTGCGTTCGTGGTGCTGATGGAAGCGATCGTACGAATACTCGTGGTGAGCGTAGAGGAAAGCCAGCAGGCAGGTGACCAGCCCCGCCGTCAGGCCAACTACGTTGATCAGGGTGTAGGCGCGGTGCTTAAGGCACTGCCGAAGGATAATCTGCCAGTAGTTGTAGAACATGCGGGTCGTATAGGGTGGGACGTAAGTCGTACTATCAACTATCGTGCGTATTGTGTAACTATTTGATAATCAGTGATTTTATTTGGAAGTGTGTTGGCGGAACGTTCGTGCATGGACACTCGCGTCCGGTTTCGGACGGCAGCGTTGCAAGGAAGAATGAGTGGGAATCTGCAGATTTGTCCTGGTCTTGCTCTTTAAAGGCACTTCTAAAAAGCAAAGGGGACACTGTCATCGCAGCGTCCCCTTTGCTTTTGTGCTTGCTTTTCGCTTAGTGCGTGTGTTCTTCGCCGTCGTGGCACTTCTCCTGCACTTCGTGAAAACGCTCGTGGAGGTCGTCCAAATCGGCGAAAATCTCTTCGTCCGAAGCCTCGGTTCGCACCGTCTTGCGCAATTTTTTGGCCGTAGTCACCAGCGCATCCAGCGATTCGGACACCGCTTCGTTATATCCCTGGGGCAGGGGGGCACGTTGCCAGGCGACCGCCGCCTTGACCAGCTCGTCGACGCGGGTCTTGATGGGCTGCATGTTCCCCTCTTCGGCGGGGTGGAAGGTCTGGGCCATCACTTTGTGGAACGCTTGCATCTCTTTCCATTCGGGTTGGTCCTGGGCAAACGTAGCGGCCTGGAAAAGCAGGCAGAATGCTACGGCGAGTAGATATTTCATACGATGAAGTTGGTCTTGTCAGGTTGAAGTCACCGCAAAGATAACGCCAGCAAGTCGGTTATTCTTGCGCGGGCGGGGTGATCATGATGTGGGCGCGGTGCGTACCCGGGTCCATAATCCACGGACCACCCGGCACCGTCGGTCGCTCGGGCAAGCCGGTCGACGCGGCCGTGGCGAACGGAATGTAGACGACGTAGCGGTAATTGGCGCCCGTTACCTGGTTGGTGGCAGGGTCGTATTGGGCATCGGCTCCGGCCAGAATGTGCAGTGTGGCGGGGTGCGTGGGCATCTTGAGCGTACCCGCTTTGGCTTCTGCTTCCCGGATGTCGAACAGTTCCCTGCCGTTTTTCCCTTCCTCGCGCAGGGCCCGACCGCGTGCCATAAACGGCTCCAGATCTTTGTGATAGCACACTACTTCGAAACCGGGTTGGTTCGGGTCATCGGCCCGGCAGATCTGGCTGTTGGTGCCCTCGCGCAGCGTGACCACCTTGCCCTGGGCATCGTAGCCCAATACGGTGGCTTCCGCACGTTCCGGCTCGGGTGCCGCCAGGAGTGCAGCGCTGATCTGCTGTTCTTTGTTGGGAATCGATTGCGCCTGTGTGCAGGCGGCCGGCAGACTGGCGGCGACAACGGCAAAAGCGAAGATCAGAGAGGAGTAGCGCATGGCGATAGGAGGTTGGTGGTTCAAAGTAATGATTTACACGCAAAACCCCATGGGCGGGGCGAAGGCTTACGCCGCCACAAAATACCGACGGTGGTAGTTGATTTGCCCGAGGTGGTAATGAAAGTGCGCCAGCAGGCGAGCCATCATAAAACCGATGCTCTGGTCCTGCCCGGCGTTGTGCTCTTCCGGGTAAGCGTACGGCAATTGTTCTTCCTCCAGGTCCAGGCACACTTCTTCCATCATGTCGAGGGTCGACTGGATGCGTTGCAACAGCAGCTCGCGGGAAACGTCCTGTTCGGTAAACTCGCGTTCGCGTTCGCGCTGGTAGCCCGTTTTGCCCAGGCCCTGTCCCACAAAGTGGTTGAGGTTACCCAGCAGGTGGAGCGTCAGATTCCCGGCCGAGTTGGTGGTGCCGGGGAGTTTGCGCCAGATGAAGTTCTCGTCAGGATACGCGCCGATCTCTTCCCGGAGTTGATCCAGGCCACGGCGAAAAAATTCGTGCAATGCCGCAATCATAGAAGGTTTGTTTTGGGGCCTGAATATAGGATTTATGCAGAAAGGTAGTATACCGATTGGGCCGAAATCTTCTTGGTGGTTCTGCGGTAGAGGACCCGGTCGAGCCAGTAGCCGGGGCCGGACGTTTCGGCAGACTCCCTAAAAACCCGGAAAATTTCGCTGGGATGTCGGTTTTTTACAAAAGATGTCTGACCGAACTTTTTACATTTGAACCATCAAATCATTCTCCAAGCACAATTACCTTTTTTTCAAGTTTATGAAGAAACTTCTTATCTGTTTGGTGGTTATGATGGGCCTGTTTGCAGCAGTACCGCATAACGCACAAGCACAGTCGTACGCGAAGGGCGATAACATCCTGATGGCGGGTGTTTCGATTGGCCGGTACGGATACGGCTATTCGTGGTACTACAGCAACGCCGCGTTGTTCCTGCCGCTGAACGCGGCCCTCGAGTTAGGCGTGCACGAGTTTATCAGCGTTGGTCCTTACCTGGCCTATGCGCGCTGGTACGGCTGGAACTACGTTTCCGTAGGGGCGCGCGGTTCGGCCCACCTGTTTCCCATTCTGAACGAATACCTGGATACGGATCTGGACGATACAGATATAGATGTCTACGTCAGTGTGTTGCTGGGGCTCGATTTTCGGCCCTACTATTACACCAACGACAGCAATTTTCGGGGGCGTGCCGGCATTGGCGGTGGCTCGGTAGTGGGGGCCCGCTACCAATTCAACCCCAACGTCGGTGTCTACGCCGAAGTCGGTCGCGGTGCCCTGGGGTACCTGACCGGTGGCGTCGCCCTAAAGTTCTGAGTATAGAGCGAGTGATCCTAAGCCCCCCATGGGACTGCAAAAAATCCAT encodes:
- a CDS encoding SDR family NAD(P)-dependent oxidoreductase — protein: MELNIEGKVAVITGGDSGIGLETAKFLVKEGVKIVLSDIDKEELEKAADEVRALAKDKNDVITIVADLAENEQVVKMAETVKQKFGGASMLINCAGARGAAGDFLELTDDDWMKTIEIDLLAAVRLCRAFIPQMLENKWGRVILIASENALQPYEEESPYNACKAAIINLSKCLSRAYSAEDILINTVSPAYVETPMTDAMMEELAKERGTSEEEAVKWFVKNKRPYIAMQRRGKPKEVASVIAFLCSEHATYVNGSNVRVDGGAVETAFG
- a CDS encoding ABC transporter permease, translated to MFYNYWQIILRQCLKHRAYTLINVVGLTAGLVTCLLAFLYAHHEYSYDRFHQHHERTYRIISHYRSQWYPVLGFPGYADADAAQQQEKLDYLRALPDIEKVAQFAVTGDQENFITTREKTFAQKHILFTNTGPAFLDLFTWTFLEGDPTSAFAQPNSAILTETAARRHFGETYAEAALGHTIRLDSIDYRITGIIADVPDVSHVGFEMALNPARIPAWGAYTYVRSRPEVTPARLATEITAALHRQNPARVDDPLVKGEQVQRLADIHLRSNVLYELKPPGDVRYFYLFAWMGAVILLITLISYVNLSVAVYHGRHKEVGLRKVLGARPWELRVQFLCEALFFALLSWLLALGVIDALLPAFNRLMNLELINLYVRDWRFVLAPLALVVLIAGLAGLYPALLLAGQHIVGLFRPKQHPKRNARLRRVLVISQFTLIISLLGVTYIINDQLRYVQRKNLGFVREGIVQIPLEDVDVYQRLKQRLVQEPDIHQVGSGLLPGSATFNHIDYVPEGFQVVMDDAHTLYMDVAYWQVLGMDSAALSAALHPGAPEQLFYINETAARQFGWDAHSAVGKTIVLEPSWENGALGEGIPKTVAGVLPDIHFFSLRQKVGPLFYEVAQEPRWVEQMVVRFDATQTSQVLSLLEREYQALVKEAPFSYEFLTERLDQLYAQERDISRLTLVISGIAMALALLGLLGLVAYLAQTRTKEIGVRKVLGASIGQVLLLLNREFIVGVAVATLLAAPVAYLLAQQWLLDFAYRVDIKVSILLVIGLSISLLTSLVVSLRSLLVATANPVEALRDE
- a CDS encoding DUF1572 family protein gives rise to the protein MIAALHEFFRRGLDQLREEIGAYPDENFIWRKLPGTTNSAGNLTLHLLGNLNHFVGQGLGKTGYQREREREFTEQDVSRELLLQRIQSTLDMMEEVCLDLEEEQLPYAYPEEHNAGQDQSIGFMMARLLAHFHYHLGQINYHRRYFVAA